Proteins from a single region of Kluyveromyces lactis strain NRRL Y-1140 chromosome A complete sequence:
- the TNA1 gene encoding Tna1p (similar to uniprot|P53322 Saccharomyces cerevisiae YGR260W TNA1 High affinity nicotinic acid plasma membrane permease), with the protein MAVISVRGLDAVVSKDESLGEEVVEGNIDACKESVRSHEHDDNASYDEPPSLTHPMESRVVRKMDLYLVPLMCMLYFLSNLDKSNIGNAEVAGLSESLNLTGNQYGNCVTVFYATYIFFDPIGANLLKIIGPKYMMTGCLICFGAISLGTAWVKDYGHLLLVRVLLGAFEATIYPSINMYLSICYRREQYAIRFAWVFFAACISSSFGGLISYGCSKINGSLNAWQYIYIVEGCISLGFAPFYALGLANNLEESWFWTAEERQYIVDRYETMSTFNPADKFEWSQVWLAVKDLKTWVSAVALFCIDMTAFGLTVFMPIIITSMGFSSVNAQLMTVPVYFLTAITFFACAYVSDRIRIRSPFIVGACISCATGLAIVLGSDVHGVRLFGIFVLALGIYVNASMNCLWLSGNNGNYFKRATALGINLFVGSSSGLVSGQIFRAEDKPRYALGLAICLGLQVFAAMLTVVQYYMYRRLNKQKQALIKRCEELDEPIPHDEHLSDMNPQFKYMY; encoded by the coding sequence ATGGCAGTTATTTCAGTGCGTGGGCTTGATGCCGTCGTGTCTAAGGATGAATCGTTGGGGGAGGAAGTTGTAGAGGGGAATATTGATGCTTGTAAGGAATCAGTGAGGTCTCATGAGCATGATGACAATGCCAGTTACGATGAACCACCAAGCTTGACTCATCCGATGGAGTCACGTGTTGTGAGGAAAATGGATTTATACTTGGTTCCCTTGATGTGTATGCTATATTTCTTGTCCAATTTGGATAAGTCTAACATTGGTAACGCTGAAGTCGCTGGTCTCTCTGAGTCTTTGAATTTAACAGGTAACCAGTACGGTAACTGTGTGACTGTGTTCTATGCGACGtatatcttctttgatcCAATTGGTGCTAACTTGTTGAAAATTATTGGGCCCAAGTATATGATGACCGGATGTTTGATTTGCTTTGGTGCCATTTCTTTGGGGACAGCTTGGGTAAAAGATTATGGACATTTACTCTTGGTTAGAGTTCTATTGGGAGCATTTGAGGCCACCATTTATCCATCAATTAACATGTATTTGTCAATCTGCTATCGTCGTGAACAGTATGCGATTAGATTCGCATGGGTTTTCTTTGCTGCATGTATATCTTCCTCGTTTGGTGGGTTGATCTCGTACGGTTGTTCAAAGATTAATGGTTCTTTGAATGCTTGGCAATACATTTATATTGTGGAAGGTTGTATCTCACTTGGATTTGCACCATTCTATGCCTTGGGTTTGGCCAATAACTTGGAGGAGTCTTGGTTCTGGACCGCGGAAGAGAGACAGTATATCGTGGACCGTTATGAAACGATGTCCACTTTCAACCCGGCAGATAAATTTGAATGGAGCCAAGTATGGTTGGCTGTCAAAGATTTAAAGACGTGGGTTTCCGCAGTGGCATTGTTCTGTATCGATATGACTGCGTTTGGGTTGACCGTTTTCATGCCCATTATTATCACCTCGATGGGGTTCTCCAGTGTCAATGCTCAGTTGATGACTGTGCCCGTTTATTTCTTAACAGCTATCACGTTTTTCGCTTGTGCTTATGTTTCGGATAGAATAAGAATAAGATCACCTTTCATCGTCGGTGCTTGTATCTCATGTGCCACTGGACTTGCCATCGTGTTAGGAAGTGATGTTCATGGTGTTAGATTGTTTGGTATCTTTGTGCTTGCCCTTGGGATCTACGTTAACGCTTCTATGAATTGTTTATGGTTAAGCGGTAACAACGGTAACTACTTCAAGAGAGCCACGGCGTTAGGAATTAACTTGTTTGTTGGGTCCTCTTCTGGTCTTGTCTCTGGTCAAATCTTCAGAGCTGAAGATAAGCCAAGGTATGCTTTGGGTCTAGCAATTTGTCTCGGTCTACAAGTGTTCGCAGCGATGCTAACGGTGGTTCAGTACTACATGTACCGTCGTTTGAACAAGCAAAAGCAAGCTTTAATCAAACGCTGtgaagaacttgatgaaCCAATTCCTCATGATGAGCACTTATCCGATATGAACCCTCAATTCAAATATATGTACTAA
- the GPI16 gene encoding GPI-anchor transamidase subunit GPI16 (similar to uniprot|P38875 Saccharomyces cerevisiae YHR188C GPI16 Transmembrane protein subunit of the glycosylphosphatidylinositol transamidase complex that adds GPIs to newly synthesized proteins human PIG-Tp homolog), which produces MRLQNWIPVLLLAAIVTAEVDFEVNPVDNETESVQQDVIDESWNAEPGESSRITQSSKFLSLEHPIEYNFREHLDLTPLPNNFLLASFQFYMQSEPFGIDRDQHESSEYSHHTVFPKPVGPIMSQTNTRQLHLRFTHGLWDSQEWGQLPHNGLKSGGTGVELWAIVEAPSKEEALKSWITLANSLSGLFCASINFIDTSKTTFPVSSFLPKEDEAIPLLNQSNHLYLMRATLANEPVCTENLTPFVKLLPTRGKSGISSLLDGHKIFDSNWHSLSIDVNTVCDESTANCHFVMEEFIETVVNVPNALARADRPIPKPLPGDELRCDTNRPHDAFQCFPLPQSKEVSFSISKLFGKKIRGGSLLGEQSSKICVHVPSHWDVMIQVDESYFATDDNCFDLNNNKPHDVRLETTDSKSVLPSKKTPIYVSRALTGYGQDRGGLRSVFRNPSNEAVELVYFESLPWFMGVYLSSLAIESDDPELTLDSVVKSTFYSPARDRERPTHLERAMIIPPNTAFAISFQFDKSLLKYAEYPPDANHGFEIEAAVAAVLTPERYEARTSSLLLSLSTPDFSMPYNVIILTSTVMGLAFGTLFNLISKQLITLEEADKILASTGPRAKLLRVKAKIVNMLQGNKNKIIKSAKYE; this is translated from the coding sequence ATGAGGTTACAAAATTGGATTCCAGTTTTGCTTCTAGCAGCCATCGTGACGGCTGAAGTAGACTTTGAAGTTAATCCAGTTGACAACGAAACAGAATCAGTTCAGCAAGATGTTATAGATGAAAGCTGGAATGCAGAGCCTGGGGAATCATCGAGAATAACACAGTCCTCGAAGTTTCTTTCACTAGAGCATCCTATTGAGTATAATTTTCGAGAGCATCTGGATCTAACTCCCTTGCCTAACAACTTTTTGCTTGCAAGTTTTCAGTTCTATATGCAATCAGAGCCATTTGGTATAGATAGAGACCAGCACGAATCCAGTGAATACTCTCATCACACAGTTTTCCCGAAGCCCGTTGGGCCCATTATGTCACAGACTAATACCAGACAGTTACACTTGAGATTTACACATGGGCTATGGGATTCACAAGAATGGGGCCAGCTTCCACACAACGGGTTGAAATCTGGAGGAACAGGTGTGGAATTATGGGCTATTGTGGAAGCACCATCGAAGGAAGAAGCGTTGAAATCATGGATAACGTTGGCCAATTCGTTAAGTGGATTGTTCTGTGCttccatcaatttcattgacACTTCAAAGACGACGTTTCCGGTATCATCATTCTTACCGAAAGAAGACGAAGCGATCCCACTACTGAATCAAAGCAACCATCTTTACCTCATGAGAGCAACTTTAGCCAACGAACCGGTTTGTACTGAAAATTTGACCCCATTTGTAAAACTTTTACCAACAAGAGGGAAATCTGGTATCTCCTCTTTGTTAGATGGCCACAAGAtctttgattcaaattgGCACAGTCTGTCGATTGATGTCAATACTGTTTGTGACGAATCAACTGCCAATTGCCACTTTGTTATGGAAGAATTTATCGAAACAGTGGTCAACGTACCAAATGCTTTGGCCAGAGCTGACAGACCAATTCCGAAGCCTTTACCAGGCGACGAACTTCGTTGTGACACGAATAGACCACACGACGCGTTCCAATGTTTCCCGTTACCTCAAAGCAAAGAAGTTAGTTTCAGCATCTCAAAACTATTTGGTAAGAAAATCCGTGGAGGCAGCTTGCTTGGCGAACAAAGCTCAAAAATATGTGTTCACGTTCCCTCACATTGGGACGTTATGATACAGGTCGACGAATCATATTTTGCAACCGACGACAACTGTTTCGATCTCAACAATAACAAACCACATGATGTTCGCTTGGAAACGACAGACTCTAAGAGTGTACTACCCTCCAAAAAGACTCCAATATACGTTTCCAGAGCTCTCACTGGTTATGGCCAAGACCGTGGCGGGTTAAGATCAGTATTTCGTAATCCTTCCAACGAAGCTGTGGAATTAGTTTATTTTGAATCCTTGCCTTGGTTCATGGGAGTATACTTGTCCTCCTTAGCCATAGAGAGTGATGATCCTGAACTAACTCTAGATTCAGTAGTAAAATCTACCTTCTATTCCCCGGCAAGAGATCGTGAGAGACCGACACATTTGGAAAGGGCAATGATTATCCCGCCTAACACTGCATTCGCTATATCATTCCAGTTCGATAAATCCTTGCTTAAATATGCAGAATATCCCCCTGATGCCAACCATGGTTTTGAGATCGaagctgctgttgctgcaGTACTTACACCAGAACGTTATGAAGCCAGAACATCCTCCTTACTCTTATCTCTATCCACTCCTGATTTCAGTATGCCTTACAATGTCATCATTCTGACATCTACTGTCATGGGTCTAGCTTTTGGTACTCTATTCAACCTAATTTCTAAGCAACTGATAACCCTGGAAGAAGCTGATAAGATACTTGCATCGACAGGTCCTAGAGCAAAGCTGTTGCGCGTCAAAGCAAAGATTGTAAACATGCTACAGGGAAATAAAAAcaagattatcaaaagcGCTAAATATGAATAG
- the KOG1 gene encoding ubiquitin-binding TORC1 subunit KOG1 (some similarities with uniprot|P38873 Saccharomyces cerevisiae YHR186C KOG1 Subunit of TORC1 a rapamycin-sensitive complex involved in growth control that contains Tor1p or Tor2p Lst8p and Tco89p contains four HEAT repeats and seven WD-40 repeats may act as a scaffold protein to couple TOR and its effectors) has translation MVVYGPQPLTRLNTETRHGFEEQYSSEKLLEAHASNFIFYYDDKRHRTNGNPVPEEVKQEDKDGYYQPIPDWKIVKDRQKTVAAALLLCLNLGVDPPDVTKTQPCARLESWVDPLAFQDSKKAIEQIGKNLQSQYETLSLRTRYKQSLDPCVEDVKRFCNSLRRASKDERILFHYNGHGVPQPTPSGEIWVFNRGYTQYIPVSLYDLQTWLGAPCIYVWDCNSAGNIVSNFKKFVQKRLRDDREGNHDMASPSPTEAYTECVQLASCANNELLPMNPELPADFFTCCLTNPIEISVKVFLMQSPLKDTKYSVFFQDNDPRRKETGVNEMPNITIPGKLSERRTPLGELNWIFTAITDTIAWTSLPRALFKKLFRHDLMVAALFRNFLLAKRIMPWYNCHPVSDPELPDSIADHPMWRSWDLAIDEVLTKLLESAHANAKNSNFPESQFISQPNEGNETNDGLQSKNTIGNLSSMSLVNFSSTAHTSSGNSASHPTTSQQQQQQFTKFFEQNLTAFDLWVKYGANSRHPPEQLPIVLQVLLSQVHRVRTLVLLSRFLDLGPWAVYLSLSIGIFPYVSKLLQSPAHELKPILVFIWARIFSIDYKNTQTELIKERGYQYFVKMLVPEFGVPRGHSVSSAGSPLTMNVPASSSTQRYQMYQQQQQQQAYNNATLLSNNNTTDEQKAMAAFVLSCFVRDFPLGQKHCFSTELVNKLCFFIENSEVPLLRQWCIILLGQLYIHNPLHKTLCLENENMNTIIESLKDPIPEIRCAALLAIKYFLSEEDDVNIILKLQQEFQQQLQQFQAQLQLLQSQQNQQQQQQQGNQQNSTHHIQQQYYQIQQQSQQVQTSMSQLQSINLRNLKQFEIKTIITTLSLVNDGSPMVRKELIIFLSQVVERYIEFFTVIAFTEISTEIVALETNGHEDDSRNPTSVGHGSIFNTVWKALLISSEDPFVENRELAGDVVDYILIKLNEHSKLAEMVKEMEQYILKRSVVNVKGFTSPNKLPAIRRPASLSNGKHDHYRNDTVSDRRVFSMNSILKALGFANDQDSYSDHESTSSGNGKMAQGLSLMGIEYGTSPRAFPAMYRKRDTPLTLPLESCFLNYCSEYFQEPQMKKQEADEPGSIEFTAREWKRNRNEAIIQETQSQKELALYGDWSHKIVTFDNKTQPKILLFTQFDNYIAASDDRDNITIYDWSTQEKLSRFSNGNPFGTKITDMKFLNDDDTPLLLAGSSDGIVNIYKDFHDTEDLFMISSWRGLTDLLLTPRSTGLLTEWQQSRGSLLVTGDVKIIRIWDALTESVEVDIPAKSSSLITSLTSDQFSGNIFVAGYSDGSIRVYDRRMDPRDSMIRLWKTPKSDNSPVGSWVNNIHLQRGGYRELVSGTNNGVVALWDIRADKPVCTFTDEGEPGKKLGSTMTSMQVHEHASIIATGTKEIKLWTTSGDLLRTFKNHGSSHSGPISGMTTGARSSPFISTMAFHPHRMMLTANNSHDTTFNIYECLDNRRDYMYY, from the coding sequence ATGGTTGTTTACGGCCCACAGCCTTTGACACGGCTTAATACTGAGACTAGACATGGGTTTGAAGAGCAGTATTCAAGTGAGAAACTCTTGGAGGCGCATGCTAGCAattttatattttattACGATGATAAGAGGCATCGAACCAATGGGAATCCAGTTCCTGAGGAAGTGAAGCAAGAGGATAAGGATGGATATTACCAGCCAATTCCTGATTGGAAAATAGTTAAGGACAGGCAGAAGACAGTTGCAGCAGCATTATTACtatgtttgaatttgggAGTGGATCCTCCTGATGTGACTAAGACTCAGCCATGTGCAAGACTTGAATCATGGGTTGATCCCCTTGCATTTCAGGATTCTAAGAAAgctattgaacaaataGGAAAGAACTTACAGAGTCAATACGAGACGCTATCACTACGTACTCGTTATAAACAGAGCTTAGATCCCTGTGTGGAAGATGTGAAACGCTTCTGTAATTCATTGAGAAGGGCTTCGAAAGACGAAAGAATTCTGTTCCATTATAACGGTCATGGTGTACCACAACCAACACCATCTGGAGAAATCTGGGTTTTCAACCGTGGATATACTCAGTATATCCCGGTTTCATTATATGATTTACAAACTTGGCTAGGAGCCCCTTGTATATATGTCTGGGATTGCAATAGTGCTGGTAACATTGTATCCAACTTTAAAAAGTTTGttcaaaagagattgaGAGACGATAGAGAAGGCAATCATGATATGGCATCACCTTCACCTACAGAAGCATACACTGAATGTGTGCAATTAGCGTCATGTGCAAACAACGAATTATTGCCCATGAACCCTGAATTACCCGCAGATTTTTTCACCTGTTGTCTAACGAATCCAATAGAAATATCTGTTAAGGTGTTTCTAATGCAATCTCCTTTGAAAGACACCAAATATTCCGTGTTCTTCCAAGATAACGATCCTAGAAGAAAAGAGACGGGTGTGAATGAAATGCCTAACATTACGATACCGGGGAAATTGTCTGAGCGTAGGACTCCCCTtggtgaattgaattggatatttACTGCTATTACAGATACCATTGCATGGACATCATTACCAAGAGCACTATTTAAGAAGCTATTCAGACATGACCTCATGGTCGCGGCATTATTTCGTAACTTTTTACTCGCCAAAAGAATAATGCCTTGGTACAATTGTCATCCAGTATCAGACCCAGAGTTACCAGACTCAATTGCTGATCATCCAATGTGGAGATCGTGGGATCTAGCAATCGACGAAGTATTGACCAAACTTCTGGAAAGTGCTCATGCTAAtgcaaagaattcaaactTCCCTGAATCACAGTTTATAAGCCAACCAAACGAAGGCAATGAAACCAATGACGGGCTGCAATCGAAAAATACTATTGGAAACCTGAGCTCCATGTCATTGGTAAACTTTAGTTCAACAGCACATACCTCCAGCGGTAATTCAGCCTCGCACCCGACTACctctcaacaacaacagcaacaattTACGAAATTTTTTGAGCAAAATTTAACCGCATTTGATTTATGGGTGAAATATGGGGCTAATTCAAGACATCCACCTGAGCAGCTCCCCATAGTACTACAGGTTCTCTTATCACAAGTCCATCGTGTTAGGACTTTGGTACTGCTATCTAGATTTCTTGATCTTGGACCATGGGCTGTATACCTATCACTTTCAATTGGGATATTCCCTTATGTTTCCAAACTGCTACAAAGTCCTGCCCATGAGTTGAAACCAATTCTAGTGTTCATTTGGGCTagaattttttctattGACTATAAAAATACCCAAACAGAACTTATAAAGGAGCGTGGATACCAATACTTTGTAAAGATGCTTGTACCTGAGTTTGGTGTCCCAAGAGGACATAGTGTCAGTAGTGCTGGAAGTCCCTTGACTATGAATGTACCTGcaagttcttcaacacAGAGGTACCAGATGTatcaacagcagcagcagcagcaagCATATAATAACGCGACGTTATTATCTAACAATAATACTACAGATGAACAAAAGGCAATGGCAGCATTTGTCCTATCGTGCTTTGTTCGCGATTTCCCCCTTGGTCAAAAACACTGTTTCAGCACTGAATTAGTAAACAAGTTATGCTTCTTTATCGAAAATTCTGAAGTTCCGTTATTAAGACAGTGGTGTATCATTTTACTTGGTCAGTTATACATTCACAATCCATTGCATAAGACATTATGCCtcgaaaatgaaaatatgaatACAATCATAGAGTCTTTAAAAGATCCAATTCCAGAGATCAGATGTGCTGCGTTATTAGCAATCAAGTACTTCCtttctgaagaagacgatGTTAACATTATCTTGAAACTCCAACAAGAATTTCAGCAACAATTACAACAATTCCAAGCGCAGCTGCAGCTTTTGCAATCTCAACAAaaccagcagcagcagcagcaacaggGAAATCAACAGAATAGTACGCATCACATACAGCAACAATACTATCAAATTCAGCAACAATCCCAACAAGTCCAAACATCAATGAGTCAATTGCAAAGTATTAATTTACGCAACCTCAAACAATTTGAGATTAAGACCATTATCACAACCCTTTCGCTAGTCAACGATGGTAGTCCAATGGTACGGAAGGAATTGATCATCTTTTTATCTCAAGTTGTAGAAAGGTATatcgaatttttcactgTAATTGCTTTCACTGAAATCAGCACAGAAATAGTTGCGCTAGAAACGAATGGCCATGAAGACGACTCAAGAAATCCTACTTCAGTTGGTCATGGTTCCATATTCAATACCGTGTGGAAAGCGTTattaatttcttctgaaGACCCATTTGTCGAAAATAGAGAACTTGCAGGAGATGTAGTAGATTACATCCTCATTAAGCTAAATGAACACAGTAAGTTGGCTGAAAtggtgaaagaaatggaacaatACATTTTGAAGAGAAGCGTTGTTAACGTCAAAGGTTTCACCTCCCCAAATAAATTACCAGCAATAAGAAGACCAGCAAGTTTGAGTAATGGTAAACATGACCATTACCGAAACGATACTGTCAGTGACAGGCGTGTATTCTCTATGAATTCAATTCTGAAGGCACTTGGATTTGCTAATGACCAAGATTCATACTCCGATCATGAGAGCACTAGTAGTGGGAATGGAAAAATGGCACAAGGTCTTTCTTTAATGGGGATCGAATATGGGACAAGTCCTAGGGCTTTCCCCGCAATGTATAGGAAGAGAGATACACCCTTGACTTTACCGTTGGAAAGCTGTTTCCTCAACTATTGTAGTGAATACTTCCAAGAACCACAAATGAAAAAACAGGAGGCAGATGAACCTGGTAGCATTGAATTTACCGCTCGTgaatggaaaagaaacagaaatgaGGCAATCATCCAAGAAACTCAGTCACAGAAAGAACTGGCACTATATGGTGACTGGTCACACAAGATAGTGACTTTTGACAACAAGACGCAACCAAAGATACTCTTATTCACTCAATTTGACAATTATATTGCGGCAAGTGACGATAGAGACAATATTACCATATATGATTGGTCTACTCAAGAAAAATTATCTCGATTCTCTAATGGCAATCCATTCGGTACGAAAATCACCGACATGAAGTTTTTAAATGACGACGACACACCGTTGTTATTGGCAGGCTCTTCAGACGGTATTGTAAATATCTACAAAGATTTCCATGACACTGAAGATCTATttatgatttcttcttggagAGGATTAACAGATTTGCTATTGACTCCTAGGTCTACAGGCCTATTAACTGAATGGCAACAGAGCAGAGGTTCATTACTAGTCACTGGTGATGTGAAAATAATTCGTATCTGGGATGCGCTTACGGAGTCTGTGGAAGTGGATATACCGGCGAAATCAAGCTCTTTAATCACATCTTTAACTTCTGACCAGTTTTCTGGAAACATTTTTGTTGCAGGTTACTCCGATGGCTCTATTCGGGTGTATGACAGACGTATGGATCCCAGAGATTCAATGATCAGGCTTTGGAAAACGCCAAAAAGTGATAACAGTCCTGTTGGGTCATGGGTGAACAATATCCACCTTCAAAGAGGTGGTTACCGTGAACTAGTCAGCGGCACAAACAATGGGGTTGTTGCCCTATGGGACATCAGAGCTGATAAACCTGTTTGCACGTTCACTGATGAAGGTGAACCAGGGAAGAAGCTAGGCAGTACCATGACAAGTATGCAAGTACACGAACACGCTTCAATTATAGCAACTGGGACgaaagaaatcaaattaTGGACAACATCTGGAGATTTGTTACGCACCTTTAAGAATCACGGTTCCTCTCATTCAGGACCAATTAGTGGGATGACTACTGGTGCAAGATCATCGCCTTTCATTTCCACTATGGCATTCCATCCACACCGGATGATGTTAACGGCAAATAATTCTCATGATACAACATTCAATATTTATGAATGCCTTGATAATAGAAGAGACTATATGTACTACTAG
- the IKI1 gene encoding Elongator subunit IKI1 (similar to uniprot|P38874 Saccharomyces cerevisiae YHR187W IKI1 Subunit of the Elp4p-Iki1p-Elp6p-subcomplex of RNA polymerase II elongator complex which is a histone acetyltransferase iki1 mutations confer resistance to the K. lactis toxin zymocin), whose product MASTNNNPKVLLKRTFSLKEQSSLILCTDTMAQSSRFVVEEFLDNIPDEMPIVFVSFETPNRPKYARQFIDASGKTTQQLVAALQPYLPQPQEQAPKMHLVIFDTFNYIGSESLTQFISTIASPFVTILATYHQSIPAWRPAELQNYPTAIQLLQFIANTVIEVTPKTSIDEDDLDADLSRFVIPKNLNNPTYYITLTNKRKSGRAIKNKFLINSKTHDYEYVIEKQEPVTDESPEMFEGLTTFNLNTSEKQKLAKDQVELPYLEAQSFNSGGAIVYEFEKDDDYDEEDPYEDPF is encoded by the coding sequence ATGGCTTCTACTAATAATAATCCCAAAGTTCTATTGAAGAGGACGTTCTCACTGAAGGAACAATCTTCGCTAATACTATGTACCGATACGATGGCACAAAGCAGCCGATTTGTGGTTGAGGAATTCCTAGATAACATACCAGACGAAATGCCGATCGTTTTCGTATCATTTGAGACTCCAAATAGACCGAAATATGCACGCCAATTCATAGATGCGTCGGGGAAAACCACCCAGCAACTAGTTGCAGCATTACAACCATACCTACCGCAGCCACAGGAACAAGCTCCTAAGATGCATTTAGTGATCTTTGATACATTCAATTATATCGGTTCTGAAAGCTTGACACAATTCATATCTACCATTGCATCGCCATTTGTGACAATATTGGCTACATATCATCAGTCGATACCAGCCTGGCGTCCAGCAGAACTCCAGAACTATCCAACTGCGATCCAACTCTTGCAATTTATTGCTAATACGGTTATAGAAGTTACTCCGAAGACTTCCATAGACGAGGACGATTTGGATGCAGATTTAAGTAGATTTGTGATACCCAAGAACTTGAACAATCCCACATATTATATCACTCTAACGAACAAGCGAAAGTCCGGTAGGGCTATCAAGAATAAGTTCTTAATCAATTCGAAAACACATGATTATGAATATGTGATAGAGAAACAAGAACCAGTAACGGACGAAAGTCCAGAAATGTTTGAGGGTTTAACAACATTCAACTTGAACACTTCGGAGAAACAGAAGCTGGCAAAAGACCAAGTGGAATTGCCATATCTTGAAGCtcaatctttcaacagTGGTGGTGCAATTGTGTATGAGTTTGAAAAGGATGATGATtatgacgaagaagacCCGTACGAAGATCCGTTCTGA